A region from the Methanofollis liminatans DSM 4140 genome encodes:
- a CDS encoding radical SAM protein, translating to MTRPSYLGLLESGDLTRRADEARAVLSACTLCPRRCGVDRLAGESGWCQSGRLPRVASSGPHFGEEPELVGRGGSGTIFFSNCTMRCEFCQNYSISQCGEGEEIACADLALIMLGLQEAGCHNINLVSPTHYVPQILRALVTAAAWGLTIPLVYNTGGYDRAETIALLDGIVDIYMPDAKYGDDATALALSHAPEYTRYMKESIREMHRQVGDLAVEDGVAVRGLIVRHLVLPCGLAGSREVFGFIADEISRDTYVNVMDQYYPAWHAAGRTAELPSCLHRRLSPAEYAGALEEAAAAGLHRGFTPPPGRRAGL from the coding sequence ATGACCCGCCCGTCCTATCTCGGTCTGCTGGAGAGCGGCGACCTCACCCGGCGGGCCGACGAGGCCCGGGCCGTTCTTTCGGCCTGCACCCTCTGCCCGCGCCGGTGCGGCGTCGACCGGCTTGCCGGGGAGAGCGGGTGGTGCCAGAGCGGACGGCTTCCGCGGGTCGCCAGCTCCGGCCCGCACTTCGGCGAGGAGCCCGAACTCGTCGGGAGAGGCGGGTCCGGGACGATCTTTTTTTCAAACTGCACGATGCGGTGCGAGTTCTGCCAGAATTATTCCATCAGCCAGTGCGGCGAGGGCGAGGAGATCGCGTGCGCCGACCTCGCCCTGATCATGCTCGGCCTCCAGGAGGCGGGGTGCCACAACATCAACCTGGTCTCGCCCACGCACTATGTCCCCCAGATCCTCCGCGCCCTCGTCACCGCCGCCGCATGGGGCCTCACCATCCCGCTCGTCTACAACACCGGCGGCTACGACCGGGCCGAGACGATCGCCCTCCTGGACGGGATCGTGGACATCTACATGCCGGACGCGAAGTACGGCGACGATGCGACGGCGCTGGCCCTCTCCCACGCCCCGGAGTACACGCGGTACATGAAAGAGTCGATCCGGGAGATGCACCGGCAGGTCGGCGACCTCGCGGTGGAGGACGGCGTCGCCGTCCGGGGGCTGATCGTCAGGCACCTCGTCCTCCCCTGCGGCCTCGCCGGAAGCCGGGAGGTCTTCGGGTTCATCGCCGACGAGATCTCCCGCGACACCTACGTGAACGTCATGGACCAGTATTATCCGGCCTGGCACGCCGCCGGGCGAACGGCAGAACTCCCGTCCTGCCTGCACCGCCGGCTTTCCCCGGCGGAATACGCCGGAGCCCTGGAGGAGGCCGCTGCCGCCGGGCTGCACCGCGGCTTCACGCCGCCGCCAGGCCGACGGGCAGGTTTATGA
- the cutA gene encoding divalent-cation tolerance protein CutA: METDVVVVLCTAPPGDAERIADLVIGKRQAACVNIMGVGSVYRWEGKIQREREELMIIKTDREHLDALMETIAGAHPYEVPEILALPVAAGNPDYLAWVKESVQGHPSP, encoded by the coding sequence ATGGAGACCGATGTGGTGGTCGTGCTCTGTACCGCCCCGCCCGGCGACGCCGAACGGATCGCCGATCTCGTCATCGGGAAGAGGCAGGCGGCGTGCGTGAACATCATGGGCGTGGGATCGGTGTACAGGTGGGAAGGAAAGATCCAGCGGGAGCGCGAGGAGTTGATGATCATCAAGACCGACCGGGAGCACCTCGACGCCCTGATGGAGACGATCGCCGGGGCGCACCCCTACGAGGTGCCCGAGATCCTCGCCCTCCCGGTCGCCGCCGGCAACCCGGACTACCTCGCCTGGGTCAAAGAGTCGGTGCAGGGGCACCCCTCGCCCTGA
- a CDS encoding GNAT family N-acetyltransferase produces the protein MATVIRPYRDDDFETVMAIERGEDGSDYQSAVFVRQAGVLFPQTFFVLEHEGTAAGFTVGGGVQGDGGRAWVLRLKVRADLRGRGFGRLLLSCLLDALHDRGVAEVLLSVSPQNLPAVRLYESSGFGVAVKEEGYFGEGEDRLLMRLPPG, from the coding sequence ATGGCGACGGTGATCAGGCCGTACCGGGACGATGACTTTGAAACGGTCATGGCGATCGAGCGCGGCGAAGACGGGTCCGACTACCAGTCGGCGGTCTTTGTCAGGCAGGCGGGAGTGCTCTTCCCGCAGACCTTTTTTGTCCTGGAGCACGAGGGGACGGCCGCGGGGTTCACCGTCGGCGGGGGCGTGCAGGGGGACGGGGGGCGTGCGTGGGTGCTCCGCCTGAAGGTGAGGGCGGACCTGCGCGGGCGGGGTTTCGGCCGGCTCCTCCTCTCCTGCCTCCTCGACGCCCTGCATGACCGCGGGGTCGCAGAGGTTCTCCTGAGCGTCTCGCCGCAGAATCTCCCGGCGGTCAGGCTCTACGAGAGCAGCGGGTTTGGTGTGGCCGTAAAAGAGGAGGGCTATTTCGGCGAGGGTGAGGACCGCCTGCTCATGCGCCTTCCCCCGGGCTAG
- a CDS encoding UvrD-helicase domain-containing protein: MEAVRMTADLIRWRGGPGAGKSSTLIAYCRAEADAGAGTSDLAVMTFSRSQAADLAARLHAAVFPDAEARAMAAMCTTIHGAALRQCLAAGLIESPREQVIQPGDRKKAAVYQTFMDVHGLAFDQAIGADDEEDRTRSDLPVGNQVIALAAYLSATLRPPGDWREAAAALGLSVPGYAWPIEDLLDAWSAYKTERGLFEHEDYVRLALERTLPPPARVLVVDEYQDVSPAQDALIRQWAACPETCRVYVAGDEDQSIYGFRGSDPALFLTIDAEDRGATGPASRPVSHRCPSRIMAAAETILGHPANVSPCDREGQVHHVCPGTAEGLARQVENAIAYARTLPGERHPVFVLSRYRKGAGSLAHALSAAGVPCSGIRAGRVRFWTRVRIGRDRGALETATVSPWTLKRAIARSLAGCEIDPVPTVEAEALVLSTLDGRERTAALTALRIRAKRGPVRLGDLYALTGGRQGMRIFDALNLRPWIVSQIHACLARERQRGSEIPPDMVRVDTVHAAKGLEAAVVLLHTGYLRNRLDDLADPERRAEERRVYYVGATRASHALLLLDFGEGPVCPVLAGVAA; this comes from the coding sequence ATGGAGGCGGTCAGGATGACGGCCGACCTGATCCGGTGGCGGGGCGGACCGGGCGCCGGGAAGTCTTCGACCCTGATCGCGTACTGCCGGGCCGAAGCGGACGCCGGGGCAGGGACCTCAGACCTGGCGGTGATGACCTTCTCCCGCTCGCAGGCCGCCGACCTGGCCGCACGCCTCCACGCCGCGGTCTTTCCCGACGCCGAGGCGAGGGCGATGGCGGCGATGTGCACGACGATCCACGGTGCGGCCCTCAGGCAGTGCCTGGCCGCCGGCCTGATCGAGAGCCCGCGGGAGCAGGTGATCCAGCCCGGCGACCGGAAGAAGGCCGCGGTCTACCAGACGTTCATGGATGTGCACGGCCTCGCCTTCGACCAGGCGATCGGGGCCGACGACGAGGAGGACCGCACCCGCTCCGACCTCCCGGTCGGCAACCAGGTGATCGCCCTCGCCGCCTACCTCTCGGCGACCCTGCGCCCGCCCGGAGACTGGCGGGAGGCGGCGGCCGCCCTGGGGCTTTCGGTCCCGGGGTATGCCTGGCCTATCGAAGACCTCCTCGACGCATGGTCGGCATATAAAACCGAACGCGGCCTCTTCGAGCACGAGGACTACGTGCGCCTGGCCCTCGAACGGACGCTCCCGCCGCCGGCCCGGGTCCTGGTCGTGGACGAGTACCAGGACGTATCCCCGGCGCAGGACGCCCTGATCAGGCAGTGGGCCGCCTGCCCGGAGACCTGCCGGGTCTACGTGGCCGGGGACGAGGACCAGTCGATCTACGGGTTCCGCGGCTCTGACCCCGCCCTCTTCCTCACCATCGACGCCGAGGATAGGGGTGCGACCGGCCCGGCGTCCCGCCCGGTCTCGCACCGCTGCCCATCCAGGATCATGGCGGCGGCCGAGACGATCCTCGGCCACCCGGCGAACGTCTCCCCGTGCGACCGGGAGGGGCAGGTGCACCACGTCTGCCCGGGGACGGCCGAAGGGCTTGCCCGGCAGGTGGAGAACGCGATCGCCTACGCCCGGACCCTGCCGGGAGAGCGCCATCCGGTCTTCGTCCTCTCGCGCTACCGGAAGGGGGCCGGCAGCCTCGCCCACGCCCTCTCTGCCGCGGGCGTCCCGTGCAGCGGGATCCGGGCCGGCCGGGTGCGGTTCTGGACCCGGGTGCGGATCGGCAGGGACCGGGGCGCCCTCGAAACCGCGACCGTCAGCCCGTGGACCCTGAAGCGGGCGATCGCCCGCTCCCTCGCCGGGTGCGAGATCGATCCGGTGCCGACCGTCGAGGCCGAGGCCCTGGTCCTCTCGACCCTCGACGGGCGGGAGCGGACCGCCGCCCTCACCGCCCTGCGGATCAGGGCAAAGCGGGGGCCGGTCCGCCTGGGCGATCTCTACGCCCTGACCGGCGGGCGGCAGGGGATGCGGATCTTCGACGCCCTGAACCTGCGCCCCTGGATCGTCTCGCAGATCCACGCATGTCTCGCCCGGGAGCGGCAGCGGGGCTCAGAGATCCCGCCCGATATGGTGCGGGTGGACACGGTCCACGCTGCAAAAGGGCTCGAGGCGGCGGTGGTGCTCCTCCACACCGGCTACCTGAGGAACCGCCTGGACGACCTCGCCGACCCGGAACGGCGGGCCGAGGAGCGGCGGGTCTATTATGTCGGGGCGACCCGGGCCTCCCACGCCCTCCTCCTCCTGGACTTCGGGGAGGGGCCGGTCTGCCCGGTGCTCGCGGGGGTGGCGGCGTGA
- a CDS encoding toprim domain-containing protein, which produces MKAIMEEACRFFERHLTGEHLAFLLSRYGFWPAFAERARIGYAPAQGAALLLHLMDRGFRGDEIVGSGLAVRWERDGRIGVTDHFRGRIVFPYLDGEGRPEYFIARATGETPAHGDRAPAKYKKQIVTETGPREPIFGAWSVIDGAPLVVTEGIADALAVVQDCRPCISPVTTRFKRERIEEAAACCRRAGAVYVVMDSEESGAGMAGAVKTAHALLAHGIERVYIGTLPRPDGIDKVDVNDYLREGGDLAPVLAAAVPAAEHPGVREERRQAILAGVANLRSAVPRRGKKGGGDLEDLKRCMPSLSAYTGIAPGRRGAHPVYGSTHGDNFAVSADGETWTSFHGGNETGKSGNLLKLIALEQGFLGDEGIPLRGEAFLRTVGYCRGRWG; this is translated from the coding sequence GTGAAGGCGATCATGGAAGAGGCGTGCCGGTTCTTCGAGCGGCACCTGACCGGCGAACACCTGGCCTTTCTCCTCTCCCGATACGGGTTTTGGCCGGCGTTTGCAGAGAGGGCGCGGATCGGCTACGCCCCGGCCCAGGGGGCGGCCCTCCTCCTGCACCTGATGGACCGGGGATTTCGCGGCGATGAGATCGTCGGCTCAGGCCTTGCCGTGCGGTGGGAGCGGGACGGGCGGATAGGAGTCACCGATCACTTCAGGGGGCGGATCGTCTTTCCGTACCTGGACGGCGAGGGACGGCCTGAATATTTCATCGCCCGGGCGACCGGCGAGACCCCGGCGCACGGCGACCGGGCGCCGGCGAAGTACAAGAAGCAGATCGTCACGGAGACCGGGCCGAGAGAGCCGATCTTCGGCGCCTGGTCGGTGATCGACGGCGCCCCCCTGGTCGTCACCGAGGGGATCGCCGACGCCCTCGCCGTAGTGCAGGACTGCCGGCCGTGCATCTCGCCGGTGACGACGCGGTTCAAGCGGGAGCGGATCGAGGAGGCGGCGGCATGCTGCCGGCGGGCCGGGGCGGTCTACGTGGTCATGGACAGCGAGGAGAGCGGGGCCGGGATGGCGGGGGCGGTGAAGACGGCGCACGCCCTCCTGGCGCACGGGATCGAGCGGGTGTATATCGGGACGCTGCCGCGGCCCGATGGGATCGATAAGGTGGACGTGAACGATTATCTCAGGGAGGGCGGCGACCTTGCACCGGTCCTCGCGGCGGCGGTGCCGGCCGCCGAGCACCCGGGCGTGCGGGAGGAGCGGCGGCAGGCGATCCTGGCCGGGGTGGCGAACCTCAGGTCGGCCGTCCCGCGGCGGGGGAAGAAGGGCGGCGGCGATCTCGAGGACCTGAAGCGGTGCATGCCCTCCCTCTCCGCCTACACCGGGATCGCCCCGGGAAGGAGGGGGGCGCACCCGGTGTACGGGTCGACGCACGGCGACAACTTCGCCGTCTCGGCGGACGGCGAGACCTGGACCTCGTTTCACGGCGGGAACGAGACGGGGAAATCAGGGAACCTGCTCAAGCTGATCGCCCTGGAGCAGGGGTTTCTCGGTGACGAGGGGATACCCCTGCGGGGGGAGGCGTTTTTGCGGACGGTGGGGTATTGTCGGGGGAGGTGGGGGTGA
- a CDS encoding winged helix-turn-helix domain-containing protein, whose amino-acid sequence MTRPFEGVFGNTCELRLLEFLLPLDGMEFNITELSEEAGVSRVTVGRVVKKFVEWGILTATNDRIPQYSINPASPIVRSLEIMNNSLIGRMLGDEKVQEIQDYIREHTPAASALEMDTSNDPAWPYFPEMPESGIGWGAGDPCGASGSGPLYPISPPATADDYNNEFPGYIQ is encoded by the coding sequence ATGACTCGTCCCTTTGAAGGGGTGTTCGGGAACACCTGTGAATTAAGACTTCTCGAATTCCTGTTGCCACTTGATGGCATGGAGTTCAACATCACCGAACTCTCAGAAGAAGCAGGCGTAAGCCGGGTCACGGTCGGGAGGGTGGTGAAGAAGTTTGTCGAATGGGGCATCCTCACCGCCACCAACGACCGTATCCCCCAATACTCCATTAACCCGGCGTCGCCGATCGTCCGGTCACTTGAGATCATGAACAATTCGTTGATCGGTCGGATGCTTGGTGACGAAAAGGTTCAGGAAATTCAGGACTATATCCGTGAGCACACCCCTGCGGCCAGCGCTCTGGAAATGGATACCTCAAACGACCCTGCATGGCCGTACTTCCCGGAGATGCCTGAGTCCGGTATCGGGTGGGGAGCGGGAGATCCCTGCGGGGCCAGCGGTTCCGGCCCTCTCTACCCCATCTCTCCACCTGCAACGGCAGATGACTACAATAACGAATTTCCAGGATATATCCAATAG
- the cas2 gene encoding CRISPR-associated endonuclease Cas2 → MSVVFVLVTYDVNTETPEGRRRLRTVARICTNYGTRVQNSVFECVVDSVQLMEMKVRIGETIDPVIDSIRYYNLGKHGRDHVEHVGAKPGLNVEDVLIL, encoded by the coding sequence GTGAGCGTGGTGTTTGTTCTGGTGACATACGATGTAAATACCGAGACCCCGGAAGGGCGGCGCAGATTGCGCACGGTCGCGAGGATCTGCACGAATTATGGGACACGCGTGCAGAACTCGGTCTTTGAGTGCGTAGTGGATTCGGTTCAATTGATGGAGATGAAGGTGAGAATCGGTGAGACCATTGATCCCGTGATTGATAGCATACGATATTATAATCTTGGGAAGCATGGTCGGGATCATGTGGAACATGTGGGGGCAAAGCCGGGGCTGAATGTCGAGGATGTGCTGATCCTGTAG
- the cas1c gene encoding type I-C CRISPR-associated endonuclease Cas1c, which translates to MRKLLNTLYITNPESYLKKDGENIVVSVERNEVGRIPIHNLEGVICFGFMGASPGVMELCASRNVGLAFVSPYGKFLGRVSGRVSGNVLLRKRQYLLSDDEGAAAQIAMNCVLGKMLNCRSVLLRFGRDHPEKTSPAFSERLQWLTEGVHQLRESPSDTLNELRGREGILSKYYFDCFDDLILSQDPAFAFEFRSRRPPLNRVNALLSFIYTLIAVDCASALESVGLDPQVGFLHRARPGRMSLALDLMEEFRPYLGDRFVLSLINNRVVAADDFLVKENGAVLLTDAARKTVLAAWQRRKTEEVMHGYLDERIPVGLLPYAQAMLLARYLRGDIDGYPPFVVR; encoded by the coding sequence ATGAGAAAACTCCTGAACACCCTGTACATCACCAATCCAGAATCTTACCTCAAGAAAGACGGAGAGAATATCGTCGTTTCCGTTGAGCGGAATGAGGTGGGACGGATCCCCATTCACAACTTGGAGGGGGTCATCTGTTTTGGGTTTATGGGGGCAAGTCCGGGCGTTATGGAGTTGTGCGCATCACGCAATGTGGGGCTTGCCTTTGTGTCGCCGTACGGGAAGTTTCTCGGACGGGTCTCAGGCCGTGTGTCCGGGAACGTGCTGCTCCGTAAGCGGCAGTATCTCCTTTCGGACGATGAGGGGGCCGCGGCGCAGATTGCGATGAACTGCGTGCTCGGAAAGATGCTGAACTGTCGGAGCGTCCTCCTCCGGTTTGGCCGTGACCATCCTGAGAAGACATCGCCTGCATTTTCAGAGCGTCTTCAATGGCTGACGGAGGGTGTTCACCAGTTGAGAGAGTCGCCATCCGATACACTGAACGAACTCCGGGGCCGTGAAGGGATTCTGTCGAAGTATTACTTTGATTGTTTCGACGATCTGATTCTGTCGCAAGATCCTGCGTTTGCGTTCGAGTTCAGGAGCAGAAGGCCTCCGCTGAACCGGGTGAATGCTCTATTGTCGTTTATCTATACGCTGATCGCGGTGGATTGCGCTTCGGCTCTCGAATCCGTGGGGCTTGATCCGCAGGTGGGTTTTCTCCACCGCGCCCGACCGGGACGGATGAGCCTTGCGCTGGATCTGATGGAGGAATTCCGGCCGTATCTCGGAGACCGGTTTGTGTTGAGTCTGATCAATAACCGGGTTGTTGCGGCGGATGATTTCCTGGTGAAGGAGAACGGGGCGGTGCTCCTGACGGATGCAGCGCGGAAGACGGTTCTTGCAGCATGGCAGCGACGGAAGACAGAAGAGGTTATGCACGGATATCTGGACGAGCGGATTCCAGTTGGCCTTCTGCCGTATGCACAGGCAATGTTGCTGGCCCGGTACCTGCGTGGGGATATCGATGGGTATCCGCCGTTCGTGGTGAGGTGA
- the cas4 gene encoding CRISPR-associated protein Cas4: MDPDDYLMLSGIQHFAFCRRQWALIHIEQVWKENVLTFGGRQMHRNADDPFFTESRGDVLISRSVPLVSHALKIYGVADVVEYHRSDEGVMIPGREGRWTVVPVEYKAGRKKPDDRDEVQLCAQAICLEEMYRTRIERGYLYYGKTRRRVEVFFDDELRNRVAELVAGMYALYDAGITPPAVLLPHCKNCSLIELCMPAVSSRRRSVDRYLTACVGRDDA, encoded by the coding sequence ATGGACCCTGACGACTACCTCATGCTCAGCGGCATCCAGCATTTTGCATTCTGTAGACGTCAGTGGGCGCTCATCCACATCGAGCAAGTGTGGAAGGAGAACGTGCTCACCTTCGGCGGGAGGCAGATGCACAGGAATGCGGACGACCCCTTCTTCACGGAGAGCCGGGGGGATGTGCTAATCTCGCGGAGTGTGCCCTTGGTCTCCCACGCGCTGAAGATATACGGTGTTGCGGACGTGGTGGAGTATCATCGGTCGGATGAAGGAGTTATGATCCCCGGACGGGAAGGACGCTGGACCGTCGTGCCGGTGGAGTACAAGGCGGGGAGGAAGAAGCCGGACGATCGCGACGAGGTCCAGCTGTGCGCCCAGGCGATCTGCCTTGAAGAGATGTACCGGACGCGTATTGAGCGCGGGTATTTATATTATGGCAAGACCCGACGGCGGGTAGAGGTGTTTTTCGATGATGAACTTCGCAACCGGGTGGCGGAGTTAGTCGCCGGGATGTATGCACTCTACGACGCGGGCATCACTCCCCCGGCGGTTCTACTGCCGCACTGCAAGAACTGTTCGCTTATCGAACTCTGTATGCCGGCCGTTTCATCCCGCAGAAGGTCGGTTGATCGCTACCTTACTGCCTGTGTTGGAAGGGATGATGCATGA
- a CDS encoding CRISPR-associated endonuclease Cas3'', translated as MIEYFAHSPKDGYPAQTYVQHINGVLERTRRHASDAARYSLADGALLLNTAEIAAVYHDLGKLDEENQLILSGQKTAKRLPLNHADAGAAFLLDDASPALLAAVSVAAHHIGLPDFCKESIREGSAFRDDNVKARVDAALLEYSQIHSSSVTARPPIENAMPSGDLSIFLRMLLSCLVDADHTDTASHYGKYPESVDIIPLRPAERLVLLDHYVETLRKSGEDDERNRLRSEMYTACRNSPVCENIASCDAPVGSGKTTAVMAHLLAQASKHGLRRIFVVLPFTNIIQQSVEKYREALVFPDENGEEVVAELHHRAEFESEDTRHLTALWRAPIIVTTAVAFFETLAAKTPSALRRLHELAGSAVFVDEAHGALPAHLLPLAWRWINIYAKEWSCYWILASGSLNQFWEIKEISGQKLEVPNIADPSLRASLNAFEGKRIEYRANLTPQPLETFVEVVAQSQGPRLVILNTVQSAAVVAKYICEKYGRGRVEHLSTSLTPSDREKTLERVKARLNGSDDDDWVLVATSCVEAGVDFSFRTGFRELASLTSLLQAAGRVNRNGEYGVSKMHTFCLSESNMLKSNPDIKNSATVLRKLIETGIDISPSLVTGAIEQELKEYGSKPIHRVLLKKECNKDFPFVEKNFKVINSDTRIAVADIKIVDRIRNGHCDWRELQKHSLQIANYKLQELRIPQIAEDIYHWNLAYDDFLGYMAGIIQKSEPELLLY; from the coding sequence ATGATAGAATATTTCGCTCATAGTCCGAAGGATGGGTATCCCGCCCAGACATATGTGCAGCATATCAATGGAGTATTGGAACGAACCCGGCGTCATGCGTCTGACGCCGCCCGATACTCTCTTGCTGATGGCGCATTGCTTTTAAATACAGCGGAAATTGCGGCAGTTTACCACGATCTGGGTAAACTTGATGAGGAAAATCAACTTATTTTGTCCGGCCAGAAAACGGCAAAACGTCTGCCACTTAATCATGCAGATGCGGGTGCGGCTTTTTTGCTGGACGATGCATCCCCGGCCCTTCTTGCGGCTGTTTCTGTCGCGGCGCACCATATTGGACTTCCGGATTTTTGCAAGGAAAGCATCCGCGAAGGTTCCGCGTTCCGCGATGATAATGTAAAGGCTCGGGTTGATGCGGCGTTATTGGAGTATTCGCAAATACACAGCAGCAGTGTAACCGCAAGACCGCCAATAGAGAACGCTATGCCATCTGGGGATTTATCGATATTCCTGCGTATGCTGCTGTCTTGCCTGGTTGATGCCGACCACACCGATACCGCTTCACATTACGGTAAGTATCCTGAGTCGGTGGATATTATTCCGCTTCGCCCGGCAGAGCGTCTCGTGCTATTAGACCACTATGTCGAAACGCTTAGAAAATCGGGCGAAGATGACGAACGAAATAGACTGCGCTCTGAAATGTATACGGCGTGTAGGAACTCCCCAGTATGCGAAAACATTGCTTCCTGTGACGCTCCCGTCGGTTCAGGCAAGACAACTGCGGTAATGGCGCATCTTTTGGCTCAAGCGAGTAAGCATGGATTGCGCCGGATATTTGTGGTGTTGCCGTTTACAAATATCATCCAGCAGTCGGTCGAGAAATACCGTGAAGCACTGGTTTTCCCGGATGAAAATGGCGAAGAGGTTGTGGCTGAACTGCACCATCGCGCCGAATTTGAAAGCGAGGATACACGGCATCTCACAGCGCTATGGCGCGCGCCGATCATCGTCACCACAGCGGTTGCGTTCTTTGAAACCCTTGCGGCGAAAACTCCGTCCGCGCTTAGGCGGTTGCATGAGTTGGCGGGCAGCGCAGTATTCGTGGACGAAGCGCACGGTGCGCTGCCTGCGCACTTATTGCCGTTAGCATGGCGGTGGATTAATATTTACGCCAAAGAATGGTCCTGTTATTGGATTCTGGCTTCAGGTTCGCTGAATCAATTCTGGGAAATAAAAGAGATCTCCGGACAAAAGTTGGAAGTGCCAAATATAGCAGATCCATCTTTAAGGGCTTCGCTCAACGCATTCGAAGGCAAGCGCATCGAGTATCGGGCTAACCTGACGCCGCAGCCGCTGGAGACGTTTGTTGAAGTTGTGGCGCAATCACAAGGACCGAGGCTTGTTATACTCAATACAGTGCAAAGCGCGGCGGTAGTTGCAAAGTATATTTGCGAGAAGTACGGGCGCGGGCGTGTAGAGCATCTGTCAACCTCGCTTACGCCGAGCGACAGGGAGAAAACACTTGAGCGGGTGAAGGCGCGGCTTAACGGGTCCGATGATGACGACTGGGTGCTTGTTGCTACATCCTGCGTGGAGGCAGGCGTTGATTTCTCGTTTAGGACCGGTTTCCGGGAGCTTGCATCGTTGACCTCGCTGTTGCAGGCGGCGGGGCGTGTCAACCGAAATGGTGAATACGGAGTTTCTAAAATGCACACATTTTGTCTTTCAGAGAGCAATATGTTAAAATCAAATCCCGACATAAAAAATTCCGCCACAGTCCTACGTAAGCTCATAGAAACAGGAATCGACATTTCCCCATCCCTCGTGACCGGGGCTATCGAGCAGGAACTTAAGGAATATGGCAGCAAGCCGATACACAGGGTGTTGCTTAAAAAAGAATGTAACAAGGATTTCCCGTTTGTAGAAAAGAATTTCAAGGTAATCAACTCGGATACACGTATTGCGGTGGCAGACATAAAAATCGTCGATAGAATACGCAATGGGCATTGTGACTGGCGTGAATTACAGAAGCATTCGCTGCAAATAGCCAACTATAAACTGCAAGAACTGCGTATACCACAAATCGCAGAAGACATTTACCACTGGAATCTCGCATACGACGATTTTCTGGGATATATGGCGGGAATTATTCAAAAATCTGAGCCCGAACTCCTCCTGTATTAG
- a CDS encoding type I CRISPR-associated protein Cas7, translated as MTNEMKRATGLLIIEAVNSNPNGDPDRESEPRQRPNGRGEISPVSFKRKLRDLLEDSDSPFFKSLPEKFSKKSDQYRILESRGRNRDEIKKEMGDNEKFNQQSFLESTFVKKYWDARVFGNTFLEEGGAKGFIKTGVVQFGVGVSISPIAIVRHTNTNKAGVQEGKNAGMAPLAFRIVQHGVYCMPFFVNPNYAGKSGCTPDDIELLKLLIPKAYDLNRSAIRPDVRIRHAWYIEHINALGSCPDYLLLEALTPTRIGNVSDPSNEWSDYKDKTSLPDTLKSRVGGVVDLMEL; from the coding sequence ATGACAAATGAAATGAAACGCGCAACAGGGCTTCTGATAATAGAAGCCGTGAACTCAAATCCTAATGGCGACCCCGATCGGGAGAGCGAACCTCGCCAGCGCCCGAATGGCCGTGGCGAAATATCACCTGTATCCTTCAAACGTAAGCTACGCGATTTGCTGGAGGATTCGGATAGCCCATTCTTTAAAAGTCTGCCGGAGAAGTTTAGTAAAAAATCAGACCAATACCGCATACTCGAATCGCGTGGGCGCAACCGTGATGAAATTAAAAAGGAAATGGGCGATAACGAGAAATTTAACCAACAGTCCTTCCTCGAAAGCACCTTCGTAAAAAAATATTGGGATGCCCGCGTATTCGGCAACACGTTCCTTGAAGAAGGTGGGGCAAAAGGCTTCATCAAGACCGGTGTGGTGCAGTTTGGTGTTGGAGTTTCCATATCACCGATAGCCATTGTGCGCCATACCAACACAAATAAAGCCGGTGTGCAAGAGGGTAAAAATGCCGGCATGGCACCGCTTGCGTTCCGTATCGTACAGCATGGCGTGTACTGTATGCCTTTCTTTGTCAATCCAAACTACGCGGGAAAGAGCGGCTGCACCCCGGACGATATAGAGTTGCTCAAACTGTTGATCCCGAAGGCATATGATTTGAATCGCTCGGCTATACGTCCGGATGTGCGAATCCGCCATGCCTGGTATATCGAGCATATAAACGCGCTTGGAAGCTGTCCGGACTATCTGTTGCTTGAGGCGTTGACGCCTACTCGCATAGGCAATGTGTCTGATCCCTCCAATGAGTGGTCTGACTACAAGGACAAGACTTCTTTGCCAGATACTCTCAAATCTCGGGTTGGTGGTGTGGTCGATTTGATGGAATTATGA